In a genomic window of Panthera tigris isolate Pti1 chromosome D4, P.tigris_Pti1_mat1.1, whole genome shotgun sequence:
- the TUSC1 gene encoding tumor suppressor candidate gene 1 protein, with translation MWRMRGGATRRGSCGGGDGGGDSHGQGRPGWARGGSGIGGGVGWRGRAGGARQQLEERFADLAASHLEAIRARDERDRQNARLREENARLRLENRRLKRENRSLFRQALRLPGEGGDGAAAEAAGATPGPEEAGTNRRARGDGLEDEPGSPRALRARLEKLEAMYRRALLQLHLEQRGPRPRGDKDEPPLRALESGLRAPDPDPPEPWL, from the coding sequence ATGTGGCGCATGCGTGGTGGCGCCACCAGGCGCGGGAGCTGCGGCGGCGGGGACGGCGGCGGGGACAGCCACGGGCAGGGCCGCCCGGGCTGGGCTCGTGGGGGTAGCGGCATCGGAGGCGGCGTGGGCTGGCGAGGCCGTGCGGGCGGCGCCCGACAGCAGCTGGAGGAGCGGTTCGCAGACCTGGCGGCGAGCCACCTGGAGGCCATCCGCGCGCGGGACGAGCGGGACCGGCAGAACGCGCGGCTGCGCGAGGAGAACGCCCGGCTGCGGCTTGAAAACCGGCGGCTGAAGCGCGAGAACCGCAGCCTCTTCCGTCAGGCCTTGCGGCTTCCCGGCGAGGGCGGCGACGGGGCGGCCGCGGAGGCGGCCGGGGCCACCCCGGGCCCCGAGGAGGCCGGCACGAACCGGAGGGCGAGAGGCGACGGCCTCGAGGACGAGCCTGGCAGCCCCAGGGCCCTGAGAGCCCGGCTCGAGAAGCTGGAGGCCATGTACCGCCGGGCCCTGCTGCAGCTGCACCTCGAGCAGCGGGGGCCGCGCCCGCGTGGCGACAAGGACGAGCCGCCTTTGCGCGCACTGGAGTCGGGCCTGCGAGCCCCGGACCCGGATCCCCCAGAGCCCTGGCTGTAG